In Plectropomus leopardus isolate mb unplaced genomic scaffold, YSFRI_Pleo_2.0 unplaced_scaffold22132, whole genome shotgun sequence, a single window of DNA contains:
- the LOC121965883 gene encoding 4F2 cell-surface antigen heavy chain-like, producing MNTEETNVDVKDAEQEEEAADPAPDAAPVPSDADATEADVSEVDLDQEEQERQPMTGGAERAEDAPSAGGDTPAAEKNGSVKLKIPEEEDREEVKFTGLNKEELLRVAGTPG from the coding sequence ATGAACACGGAGGAGACCAACGTGGATGTGAAGGATgctgagcaggaggaggaggcggcggaTCCGGCTCCGGATGCCGCCCCGGTCCCCTCGGATGCTGATGCGACGGAGGCCGATGTGAGCGAGGTAGACCTGGatcaggaggagcaggagaggcagCCGATGACCGGAGGAGCGGAGCGGGCCGAGGACGCTCCGTCTGCCGGAGGAGACACACCGGCGGCGGAGAAAAACGGCTCCGTGAAGCTGAAGATCCCCGAGGAGGAGGACCGGGAGGAGGTGAAATTCACCGGGCTGAACAAGGAGGAGCTGCTGAGGGTGGCCGGGACCCcggggtga